AGAGCTTGAAAATCACTactcaaaatgaaatacataatctacgaaaaattattcaatgcctcTAGTATAGTGTCACGTGGTGCCCCAGGTGTCTCCTCAACCACACATTTCTGTGAGTCCCAAAATGTGAAGACTCCACAACAATTTATGGCGAGAAAAGGCTTAGGAGTCCCAAAGCATCGAATAATCTCTCCATAATCAATTATTGTAGCTGAATAGTTCAAAAAACGAGTGGACCACAATGTAGGGGGGATCGATACCACAGGATCGAGTCTGTCCACATTTGTTTCACTGGGGACTTTCCACCTTTGCAGTAATTTaccttatcccacatcgattctACACAAGAGAAATGCCGTTTTTCTATAACCGAGCCGAGGGCTCACGGTTCATACCGTGGGGGTGTGGGGCTGGGGATTGCACGCGCTCTACGTAACCCTAAACCTCTCTGTGTAAATCAGAGTTTGTGTAATGGAGGGACTTTCTCCGGTGTTTCCCCTCCCACCGAGAAAGAAACACTGATGCCCGCGTGTGTAGATCTCCGGCGTTGATTTAGACCCTCGAGAGTGCTTGAAGGGAGTGTGCTGCTGGTACTGGACACGTCCCTTGCGGTCACTGTTCCTCGCCTCTCGAACACCCCCATTTTGTGAACCTTACTGGAACATCAAAAATCCAAATTGTCGGGCGGGTCTTTCttggttttgttgtttattttggtACCGGGTGTGCTTGATTGTAATATCTTAAGACTTACATGTTAGACCTTAGGGGCTGGACTTCAGCTCATTTGATGTAttgtccaactttttgttggatttctcttttccttctcctcgtttttaataaatttttacctatcaaaaaaaaaaattcaaaaatccaAATTGCCAAGTCTATTTTAGGTTCCATTCTTCCTAACTCTTtatctagtatttttttttgatattttttttatttctcgtaGTAATTTTTTGTTCAGTATTTtggcttaattttttaaattaatcattCGTATCAACAAGTATGAGCTAAAAGTTGGGCCAGTCAGTCCGAATAAAGAAACAATCAGCTACTTAATCTACcactttgattttgaaaaatgatctTTGCACTTCACTTTTTTACATGTgcacttcaaaaaatttcctttaaTATGCTTCGAAAATTGTGTTATATCTGTGGAAATTTGAAACGCTAAAATACAAGTCCTGTGGTGCATCTATAAAAAAACTATAGTGGAAAAATCAACGCGATTTTGTCTAGCAAAGATCCACATAAAAAAGTGATCGAAATCACTATGCTTCCAAAAAATTGGATAACCCACCATATAACTGCATGAACGGGACTCAATAATTAAGATTAAAATCTTGGGTATATTACTACTCCCGGAAAGAAGCTTGGATCTGCAGCAACTAAGTTCTAATGCATTGAATGAATCAAAGatccacataaaaacaaaatgaatcaAAGAGGGAATTGCTTAAAGTTTCAAAAGCTGTTCTGAATGGAGTGTGACGACGTTAAAAAAACGTAGGAAGTACTAATCGTGAAAATATTAAAAGTGAATTGGATAAGATCTTTTTTGTAGTCTGGCTATTtatttatgccaaaatttaacccttccctttttttttttggaacaactATAGAAATGCATTAATATATGAAAATAGTTTACAAGGGAAATAAATAACAACAATATATAATCAAAAGACGAAAGGCCGGTGGTGGAAGAAGCTCAAGTCCAAAGCGGTATTCCCCGAGCAACTGAAGACGAAGAGAGGGATAGCAATGCCTATTTAGCCAATCACTGAATTAGCATCTCCTCCAAGTCTTAATAGAACTGCCagaacaaaaaccaaacaagcACCGAAAACAAACGGCCTACTCTCAAAGGAAAACAGAAGCAACGAAACGCATTCTTGTATGTCACCTTTGagtaaagaaaggaaaaatggaaaactgTCAACACTTTTGTCCATTTATCCACAAATGTTAGCTTTCTTTTTCTTACAAAAACAAATCTAACTTTTCCTCTATACCTTTCTGTCGGACCGCTTTTTTACCATCTCTTTTAAAATCAATTAGTATtaggaagggtttcaattaaatttttatggCATTAGATATCGCACCCGCTAgtttgtttttagagcggtcgtaGGGAGTGGTATTgtataaccaaatccatgggggaGAGAtctgacaaaaaaacaaaatatcattacttttatttcttAACCGTATTTTAAAATTGGAGCAAatgaagagagaagggagagacctaacaaaaaaacaataaagaacTCTATTGCTCGTGAATAGTTATTCTCTAGAAATACCTAAGTACTGTAGCTAGAGCAATAATACCTATGGGTTTGCCGAATCTGGTGCATGGCTGTTTCCTTGTTTTGCATAGCTAAAATAGATTCAAAAGCATGTATAACTAAgttggtaaacttgctcttagttGGGTGTCAAGGTCTAATATAATTGACAGTGACCCTTTTAGGGTCATGGATGGCATATGATTGTTTAGGAACTTATGTATCAATCTAGGTGAGatgtttgctttggtttgtGATGCTGGTTATCCTTGTTccctttagtctttgtaattcttattcaaaaattaataaaatttcttttgctgttaaaaaaaaaaaaaaactgacagTGACAAATCAATGATATAGGTAGAAATTTGcagatttattttttgtggCAAGTCAATTGAAAAAGAATTGACCATCAATTGCAATTTTTCCGGACTTCTTCTTAATTTCTAAGCCAAACCATCTAATTATtcattatattttcttttgtaaaatcATCTTATTCAATGACCAAGTTCTACCTATATATGGATAAAATAGTTTTGTGCAACCGATCCGAATTTATTGAGACTTAAGCTTGctagtttgatttggtttatcTTATTTGGTAACAAATTAGATGGTTTGACAAAGTAAATTAAGATACAATAGCCGTAACaagaagtaaataaataaattataatCAACAATCTTATTTATTAACCTTGTGATCTAACCTGGTGATTTTGTAGTCACCTTTTTAATGAACAGATCTTAGGTTTTCCTCCTATGGATATGAAGTCTTGCTCTCGTAGTAATTTAACACACGCAACCGTTAGTTGAGAAACAAAAACCTATTTATTATTCTAACTTGATTTATTTAATGTATTATTTGCTCTTAAACTATATATAGATAAGCTAAGTTACGAAATGAGCTTTTTGTATTCGTataaaaatcttttatcactAGTGAGAACACTAAAAAGAACAGTGTTATGAACACAATGTTGAATGACTCTGGATTGTGTTTGAAGATTTTGTTCTGATGATGTCTTCctgttaaaaaagaagaagtaatgatATGTGTACCGATCATTTGGGCAGGGCCCagctaaatacaactgcaaaTTTACTAGATGTAGTCAATTTATAAGgaggaatccaaaaatttcctcTTATGAATTGACTACATGTagcaaattcgcagttgtatttatcAGCACCCTTTGGGCACCGATGGTGCTGGGTGAGTGGAGCTCACTTCAGAGTTTCACAAAGAATAATTTAAGCTGTTTATTAATTTGGAAATAAATTTTCACGTTGATTGAAGCGGGTGTTCCATAttttattcttaaaaaataagtatttattcatGCTTCCCAAGACAGATCATAATCTCAtaatacattacatttaattcaaaaaataagctacttttcaaaaaaaaagtatttatttctaAAACCGGAACGGAGCTTGAATCAAACCCTTACGATTATTTGATTTAGCTCATTTTTTCTAGTACAACTTAGCGCCGATTTCCGGTACATCTTGTGCCTGTTTCACATAGTTTTTTGgggatctttttatttttgtcctttttcaaaaaaaattccaattttttggtcattatcttggatatttcctaGAATATTtggctaattttttattttttctattccTCTCGACgaaacgaaccaataattcacaaaagtttgacgcaaaattaacaaatgcgaattattttttttttgggataatgacAAAAACCATTTATCCCCCCAAAAAAGCTTTGTGAaacaaaaaatctcaaaaaaaaagcTCCGTGAAacaaaaaacccacaaaaaatctatggAAAACAAGACCCCGtttgtttaagggttttggattttagattctaatcattattctatttctcttcgATCATTACTCtcaattttctttctatctctctccaattattacctctatttccaatcattactttatttctctctacacttattacctataaattcaaattcaaaatcccaaaatgaatGAAGTCCAAGTgacttggatcatttgtgtgagataGGTGAGTAAACTTCCATGCATCAATATGTAAACTTTTTTCTGCCAGAATAGGATTTTAGGGggaaaaaaggtgaaataataatgccaaaactgaTTTTGctggtgccaaaactctaatGCACAAGAAAAATTATAACACCACACCCATTTAGAACATCCCCAATAGGGATGTAAAACCAGGTGCTATAGTTATAATACAACtcatatgtaaaaaaaattgctccaaTGGGAATGTAAAATAGCAATTTCGGAGATGGAAAATAGCACAAATGGAAAGGAAGATGTACATTTACATCTCCTTTTGGCTGCAGCTATAAATTGACAGATCATCACCAATTGATTCTACCAGAATTTTGGACAGTTGGAGGTTATCTGGTTTCGTCGGAAAGTCGTCGGAAATTGCAAGAATCGCCGGAATCTGCAAGAACACGCCGGAAGCTCACCATCTCCGACCTCGATTCTTGACGACATCACCCAACTGATTCTCAAGATTTCCAGCAGATTTCCCTTCGGTTCCATCCAAGATTTCCAGATTTCCCTTCGATTCCAGCCCCTTCCAAGATTTTCAGATCTCCAGAGTTACCTCCGGTTTGTAAAGGGGGGGACtggttcagagagagagagagggagagaggggctGGTTCTGTTTGtagaaccagagagagagacagaggtaaaattgagagagagaaagagtaaagTTGGGATTTTGGGTTAGCAACGGGTCTTTATCCGACCGTTGGCCAACGGCCCTTTTGATCAACAGATCAAATTAATCAGCAACGGCTTTTACATCTCACCATTGAAGAAGGATGAGTTCTATTTTACGTTCaactaacttttaaccactttttacatcaaaataacTATCCATTCCCTTCTAATACATTCCCATTGGGGATGCCTTGCACACTCATTCACACATCTACACTCACAAAAAGGGTGAAACTCGCACACACTACAtaatgggtcccacacacattgAGTGTGTaatgtgtgcgggctccaccttTGTTGTAagtgtggatgtgtgattgagTACGGTGGTAGAATGATTGAGGGCACAAAAGACTTGTATCATGCGTAGTGTACAAAATTTTTATGCACTGAAGTTTTGATATCAACAAAAAGCAGTTTGACATtgttacttaaaaaaaaaaaaaaaaaacccactgtACTACCATTCCGGGACAAGGGGCACATACGTCACTGTCACGAAATAAGCCCCATCATATTTGTCCTTCCACAGctcaaccccccccccccccctctctctctctctctctctctctctctctgaagaatTTCCTTCCCCCTCACTCACTCACTcccccccctcctctctctctctctctctataagaatttccttccacttcacttcctctctctcaaacaatggGTTCTCGAATCCCGTCACACCAGCTCAGCAGTGGTCTCTACGTCTCGGGTCGACCCGACCACCTCCCCAAGTCCCCCCAACCCACAATGTCCTCTCGCGCCGTCCCCTACACCGGCGGCGACATCAAGACCTCCGGCGAGCTCGGCAAGATGTTCGACctcaccaccacccccaccaccctCGACCCCACCCTAACCCCTCGTTCACgtctctcctcctcttcccaGCACAACAGCGGATCCGTCCGATCCGGCCCAAACTCCGGCCCAATCCTCCACCCCACCGGACTCATCACCTCCGGCCCGCTCACCTCCTCGGCGGGCCGTCGCTCCGGCCAATTAGACCCCAGTGTTTCGATTCCAAGGGCCGCGTACGGCTCGGCCGTGACGAAGCTGGGCGACGACGCGAAGCTAGGGTTTAACGTGTCGAAGCCGGTAATGTGGGTGGTGGTTGTGGCGGCGGCGATGGGGTTGCTGGTCGGAGTGTTCTTATTGTTGGCGGTGAAGAAGGCGGTCGTGCTAGTGTCGGTTGCCGGAGTTCTGGCGCCGGTGGTAGTTGTGttggtttggaattttttttggaggaggaGAGGGTTGTTAGGGTTTTTCAGGGAGTACCCGGATGCTGAGCTTAGAGGTGCTGTTGATGGGCAGTACGTCAAGGTCACAGGGGTAATTTCCGTATTTTATTGTATGCCTTTTTTACATATTATTTGTAGTGACGTGTGGattgattagatattattatatattttgCATCTAGAAATTTTCGTTTTTTAGTAAATTGAATTTGGACATGACGACTACTTGCTGATGTTGATTTGCAATTTTATAACCTTCTATTAATAGTAGGTTCTATTTTAGGTCTATTGGTTTGAGCTACTTGGTGCTGTGACTCGTGGTTTATTTgtggtattattattattattccgTGACCATGTAGAATTATAGTAACTCCTAATCCCTGCATGTTTGACCCATTGGTTGTGCGTCTAGCAGTGTGTGTGGTGGGGGCAGTGCCGGCTCAGGGGTAAGCCCCACAAACTCCCAGGCTTCGGCAATTGcaaccaattttttattttattttatggtgAACAAGTTTGAGGACCACATTTTGGATACTATGTGAGGGGTAACCGCAGTATTGGTGAATGTGCTCCTCTACATGAAAAATGGGGCATGTTCTGCTAATACAATGGTGACACATCACATTGTATCCAAAATGTGGTACTcagacatggtcacaaaagcATTAGTGGGAAGTTCATTGGAACACAACCAACGTGGCTGTGATATTTATGGTTATTAGTCATTCCAAGAACTTAGACATTTGAAAACTATATTGCTGAGAGAGAAACAATGAAATCGATTGACATCCTTGATTTTACAGGATCTTATTAGGAATATGGTTGTTTGCAAATGGTATGGGCTGCTTAATCTTAATGATTTAGCGTGTTTGATAACCCTCCTTAGGGGGGATTGGGATTGTGAAGTTGAGGGTCCCCTaataccttgtttggtttggcaTTTGTTGAGGGTTGacccatgggattgttaatcccccaaaacaaacatgttatttacaatcctaCAATCTAATCCTGTGtaaaacaaacataaataaaCGATTCTTAttctcattaataatcccacctcattacgaatcccccCAAAACAATAATTGTTGTCAAACACGCCCACGGAAATGTGCCTTTAGAGTACTTGATATTCATTCTTCCATTTTCTAGAGGAGTTGATGAACTCAACACGCGCATCATTTTTGTAGAGAACGATGTTGTTTGTGCAAGTAAATCACTCATTCTCTGGATTTCTTTGAGAATTTGGAATCGTTGCAGCCAATCTTCTTTGGCTTTATACAGTTCTGGCCCCGatatttgggttgcccaagccgGATCCCAAGTTTGGTTGCCCACTTACtattatattataaaaaatgaaaagacatacacatcaaaacaaaatcaagatTGCACTGTGCTTTTACCTTGAATTAATAAGAAAGATCAAAATGTAACCCCGGTTATAGTGCTTTATGTTTAGCACGATCCAATTTTATAAAACTTCTCTTTGCATTTTGTGAAACAaattcttcaattaaatcattgTACTTTAATTTACCCAATCAATTGAGATCTCATAGCCAAAACACTCATGATCTCTTGTGACATGGTAGTCTGAATGTAAATTTTTATGAACTTCAACTTAGAAAAACTCCTCCCTGCCAGAGCAACTGTAATCGGTATAGTCTGCAAAATTCGATTAGCAACCCATACCATTTGGAAACCACCATCTTCCCAATAAGATCTTATGAAATCAAGGATGTCAATCGATTTTTTTACTTCTCTTGGCAATAAATTTTGAATGTCTAAGTTATTGGAATAATTCATCCCCACAAAACACCATGTTGGTTGTGTTTCAAGAAACTTCGTTCGTTAAAtctaaaactaatttttttttttgttgggtgcCCCATGGTGGGGGTTGTCCAAGCCCGCAGGCTTGCAGGGCTTACCCTCGGCCAACTCTGGCCCTATATGGAGTATTTTGCCGGATGAAAACAAGGTTGCACACAAGTATATTAAAACATGCAATTGACCACCATGAGAAGATAATAACAAGACAAAGGAGCTGCCTAGAATAAAAAGGATTCCTTCCGAGCATAATTATTATGCAAACAAATTGTTTCCAACTTTTAGGAGAAGACATCAACTACCCCAAGATCAAAACGAACGAggcaaatagttttttttgcCAAGACACAGAGAAAACATCAACCCACTTCTCCCTCTTTATATATTGTATTGGACTCAATACATATTGTGATGGACTCATAAGCCCTCCTTGCCCTCCTCTCCTTTCAACCTAAGCTCCCATTTCTTCAACCTGCGCTCCCATTCCTCCAAcctcaatttcaatttttccaatttcttttcCCATGCCTCCAAATACTTTTGCCGCACCTCCAAACCCTCTTGTTTGACAAAATTTAAGATGTGGCAAGAGGATTTGGAGGCGTGGCAAAAGAATTAGGAGGCGCGGGAAAAGGAATCGGAGGAATTGAAATTGAGTCTTTTACAATATATTCTGAGTCATTTACAATATGTAAAGAGGGAGAAGTGAGTTGATGTTTTGTCTATGTGCCTTGGCAAGAAAACTATTTTGtctcatttatttttatcttggtAGTAGATGTCTTTTCCTAAAAGTTAGAAACAAGTTGCTTGCACTGTAAATATACTCGGCCAATTGGAGCCCAACAGTTTGAGTTCAAGGGCCGTGTATGGTTCGGCTACGACGATGTGAAGGCAGGGTTTAACGTGTCGAAACTGGTAATGTGGGTGGTTGTTGTGGCGATGGGGTTGTTGGTCGGAGCGTTTTTAATGGTGGCGGTGAAGAAGGTGGTTGTGCTAGTGGTGGCGGCCGGAGTTCTGGTGCTTGTGGTGGTTTGGAATTTTGTTTGGAGGAAAGGGTTGTTAGGGTTTTTCAAGAAGTATCCGGATGCTGAGCTCTGAGGTGCTGTTGATGGGCAATACATCAAGGTCACGGGGGTAATTTCTGATTTTATTATATGCGTTTTGTACAACTATGTCATATTATTTGCAGTGACGTTTGGGTTGGTTAGTTATTATATTTTGCATCTAAAGCTCTTCGTTTTATTGAATTTAGTCATGACGACTATATGCTGATGTTGATTTGCATTTTTATTACCTTCTATTGATAGTAGGCTCTATTTTTAGGTCTATTTGTTCTTCTAAGCATAGAGCTATCGTGGTTTATTTGTCTTAGTATTATACTATTACTATTATTCAGTGGTCTAAAAGGCGCTCGGCACTAGTCGGGTGGTGACccatgagagagagacgacAACGGGCGACGAGATCGACGTGATCGGTTTCTCCATGTCGTTGTCTTGGCTTGCAACTGGGTTAGGGCAAAAGACTTATGACTAGAAATTGTATATACTTTGTTAAAATTACACCAGAGGCCCTTTTATTATATTACCGCAACACTAAGGCCCTTAGCTACCTAGCTCCGCCAAATGCCACCTAATCTCCTTGGCCGCCTAATGCCGCCTGCCGCCTAATCTCCTTGGCTGCCTAATGAACTGCCTAGGGGTACTCGCGGCGGCAGGTCGCCGTCGAGGCGGCGTTTTAGAGCATTTTTATTGTTCCATGACCTTATTTGTCGAAACTTCTCATCTTTACGGCCGAAGTTGGATGCCAGTGGCCAGACTGAAATTTTTGTGGTGAACTACTTCTGTCTGCAATTTAGGAGACGTCTGTATGAGTAGTGTGATTATGCAAGCAAGTCATACGTGTAAATTCTCAGTGGCATTTGCCAGATTGGTTATGAGGCACCTAAATTTGCTTCTGTGGGGGTTTAAGTGTAGAACTCTACCACATGTCTAGCATCGTTCTTGCAAGTGAGGTTAGTGACTTGTCCTTTAAAGGTTTCTGGAAATTTGCTTTACCATTGGGGTTGATTCAAGCTGGTGTATTGCGCCCCAGACTGCCATTTCTCTTTGGACTTTTTAAAGTATATTCTTTTGCATTTGGATacttaatgccttgtttggatcatgttttggaaaaaaaaattccaactcaaaaaacactcacccgtacttctaatcattactctcatttatcTCTTTGCTCAtcacccctatctccaatcatttattctgatttctctctctctctctctctctctctctctctctctccactcattactcttatctccaattattaccctaatttctcttttcactcattaccccaaaaaccaaaccaaaattttttcaaaaactcatccaaacacaacataaaTTCTGGAAGTGTGTTTCAATGAATTGCAATATTGGAGTTGCAGTTAATGACATGTCAAGTAATGTTGAGTGGAAGAATTGCAAGATTGCAACCTCCATTAATTTCAGAGTCCTATAATATGATCAATTCTGCACTTCCCAAATTAACAAGTACTTGAAATTTCATGATGTGATTTTATGAAGCCGTATGTTTTGGTCATACAGGCTGAAGCAAGTAGCCATCTATAGGTTGAAATTGAAGTTAATTTACTAGCATTGAAGCTATTTTACTGTGCAGTGATTACTAGCATTGTTGCATTTTAGCTGCAATGTGCCTTGGAAGATTGCTTACCAGTTTTCTTGATACTATGCTGTTCATATATTTCGAAAATAGGCATATTTGTAGTTTCCGAAACTCATCCGAATAAAGATGCTATTTAGCTTAAGCTTGTTGAGATTTTTGGGTTGTAAAATAGTTGTTCTTACTATTTTATCCGATTCCCATTATCCTATTCTATGCCCATCCCCTCCTCCGATTccctttccttctctcttcctGAACTCTTTCTATCCGttttctcctcctccacccttttATTTCCGATCTTGgctcttttcttttattcacaAAATGATGGGCATCTGTAACGAGATGGCGTGAGGCGGTGGAACTGGTGGTTTTGGCCGGGGTTATGGTTCTCGACATCCGCTTTCCTTCTGATTGTTTGTGTGTACCGAATTGACGGCTACTCGGCGGTCATTTTAGAGGGCTTTCGTTTGGCGATGAGGGCAGCATCGGTAAGGATCTCTGGTTTCttcttgtctctctctttctcactctcttTTTTCCGACCCCCTAGTTGCTGGTTTGTGTGCATCCGATTGCTGGTTACCCTTTGTTTCCCCTGTTTCTTGTTCGTCAAGTTGTCTGTCTTGCTTTCCTCTTCGGTTTTCTGCTGGGTTCTCTGAGGTGTGCCTATCGGCTTGGGTGGGCTTGCGGTGGTGTTGATGGATGGTGTGGTCGTCCGCCATATCACTGTCGGGTGGTTTGGTTTTTGCTTAACGGCTGTGATGCTTCTGCGGTAGTGTGTGGGGGTGATGGATCTGTTTGTTTCCATGGGGTTTactggtggtggtgtggtggagcGTGGTGGCAGGGATCTGTTGGTTGGTGGTTGCTGTCTGATGCGGTGGGCGGCGTCGGGTGGTGGTGAATGGATGTGCTCAGATTAGtgatttaggtttagggttttctttgCTTTGGGCTTAATTGTTTTGATCTGGGTTTTTTGGCCCATTTGGGGTTTTATTCTTCTATTTGTTTTATCTGGGCTTCTAGGCCCTCGGATGTAGTGGGTTTTGTCCCTATGAGGTTGGGCTTGTCCCATTTGGCTGTATttgtccaactttttgttggattcccctcccctatccccttaataaaatgttacttttgcctatcaaaaaaaaaaagttcttaacTGTGAGCAGAAAGAGTTCATCATTCACCCTCAGAAGA
The sequence above is a segment of the Rhododendron vialii isolate Sample 1 chromosome 13a, ASM3025357v1 genome. Coding sequences within it:
- the LOC131315220 gene encoding uncharacterized membrane protein At1g16860, with product MGSRIPSHQLSSGLYVSGRPDHLPKSPQPTMSSRAVPYTGGDIKTSGELGKMFDLTTTPTTLDPTLTPRSRLSSSSQHNSGSVRSGPNSGPILHPTGLITSGPLTSSAGRRSGQLDPSVSIPRAAYGSAVTKLGDDAKLGFNVSKPVMWVVVVAAAMGLLVGVFLLLAVKKAVVLVSVAGVLAPVVVVLVWNFFWRRRGLLGFFREYPDAELRGAVDGQYVKVTGVVTCGSIPLESSFQRVPRCVYIATELYEYRGLGGKSANPKHRFFSWGCRHAEKYVADFYISDFQSGLRALVKAGYGAKVAAFVKPTTIVNTTKENREPSPSFLRWLADHSLSSDDRRMRLQEGYIKEGSTVSVMGIVRRHDNVLMIVPSPEPVSAGCRWAQCLLPTYIEGLILTCDESEATDVIPV